In Simplicispira sp. 125, one DNA window encodes the following:
- a CDS encoding lysophospholipid acyltransferase family protein — MLAKLMGFFLLGLVRLLTGSQARWYGCPPKAEQRIYFANHQSHADLVLIWAALPEELRSITRPIAARDYWTKTPFRQWITTAVFNAIYVERQAATPPPAPAAPAHDTADGTAGGPDPAPPTPEPAPSPEALRAALPDNDPLAPLVRALESGDSIIIFPEGTRGHGDDPQPFKSGLFRLAQMFPQVVLVPAWINNVQRVIPKGEVVPVPILCSVTFGAPVALADGEARRPFLDRARHAVMALREV, encoded by the coding sequence ATGCTTGCCAAGTTGATGGGTTTCTTCCTGCTGGGCCTGGTGCGTCTGCTCACCGGGTCGCAGGCGCGCTGGTATGGCTGCCCGCCCAAGGCGGAGCAGCGCATCTACTTCGCCAACCACCAGAGCCACGCCGACCTGGTGCTGATCTGGGCCGCCCTGCCCGAAGAGCTGCGCAGCATCACCCGGCCGATTGCCGCGCGGGATTACTGGACCAAAACACCGTTCCGGCAATGGATCACCACCGCTGTGTTCAACGCCATCTACGTCGAGCGCCAGGCCGCCACCCCACCGCCTGCCCCTGCAGCACCTGCCCACGACACCGCCGACGGCACGGCGGGTGGGCCAGACCCTGCCCCGCCAACGCCCGAACCCGCGCCCAGCCCCGAGGCGCTGCGCGCCGCCCTGCCCGATAACGACCCGCTGGCGCCGCTGGTGCGGGCGCTCGAGAGTGGCGACTCGATCATCATTTTCCCCGAAGGCACGCGCGGCCATGGCGACGACCCGCAACCCTTCAAATCGGGCCTGTTCCGGCTGGCCCAGATGTTTCCGCAGGTGGTGCTGGTGCCCGCGTGGATCAACAACGTGCAGCGCGTCATCCCCAAGGGCGAGGTGGTACCGGTGCCCATTCTGTGCTCGGTGACCTTTGGCGCGCCCGTCGCGCTGGCCGATGGCGAAGCGCGCCGCCCCTTCCTGGACCGGGCACGCCACGCTGTGATGGCGTTGCGGGAGGTGTAA
- a CDS encoding phosphatidate cytidylyltransferase produces MNNFLRSLSTTEQIGALFLVVFGVLTLITLWAILRGLREAHHDGPEGQAHKVAARQLRALLQTSWAMATVFWVSWALGDTMATVLFALVSFLTLREFITLSPTRRGDHRSLVLAFFVVLPLQFIIVGSRSFDLFTVFIPVYVFLALPVVSALANDPERFLERSAKLQWGIMVCVYGMSHVPALLLLDFPQYEGKGAFLVFFLVLVVQTCMVVQHLVGRRLPHRPVAPQVSQSFQWASWLAGVGVGGVLGGLLSFITPFKPGQALGMALLACVAGSLGHLVMKALKRDRGITNWGMQGQSVTGAGGLLDRVDALCFAAPVFFHSVRWYFGL; encoded by the coding sequence ATGAACAACTTCCTGCGCAGCCTCTCCACGACCGAGCAGATCGGAGCGCTGTTTCTGGTGGTCTTTGGCGTGCTCACGCTCATCACGCTCTGGGCCATTCTGCGCGGCCTGCGCGAAGCGCACCACGACGGCCCCGAAGGCCAGGCACACAAGGTGGCAGCGCGGCAGCTGCGCGCTCTGCTGCAGACCTCCTGGGCCATGGCCACGGTTTTCTGGGTGAGCTGGGCACTGGGCGACACCATGGCCACGGTGCTGTTCGCCCTGGTTTCGTTCCTGACACTGCGCGAGTTCATCACGCTCTCACCCACAAGGCGCGGCGATCACCGCAGCCTGGTGCTGGCCTTTTTCGTCGTGCTGCCGCTGCAGTTCATCATTGTGGGATCACGGTCCTTCGATCTGTTCACGGTGTTCATCCCGGTTTATGTGTTCCTGGCACTGCCCGTGGTGAGCGCGCTGGCCAACGACCCCGAGCGCTTTCTGGAGCGCAGCGCCAAGCTGCAGTGGGGCATCATGGTCTGCGTCTATGGCATGAGCCATGTGCCGGCGCTGCTGCTGCTGGACTTTCCGCAATACGAGGGCAAGGGTGCTTTCCTGGTCTTCTTCCTGGTGCTGGTCGTGCAGACCTGCATGGTGGTGCAGCACCTGGTGGGCCGCCGCCTGCCCCACCGGCCCGTGGCACCGCAGGTCAGCCAGAGCTTTCAGTGGGCCAGCTGGCTGGCCGGTGTGGGCGTGGGTGGGGTGTTGGGCGGTCTGCTGTCGTTCATCACACCCTTCAAGCCGGGGCAGGCGCTGGGCATGGCCCTGCTGGCCTGCGTGGCGGGCAGCCTGGGGCACCTGGTGATGAAGGCCCTCAAGCGCGATCGCGGCATCACCAACTGGGGCATGCAGGGCCAGTCCGTCACGGGCGCTGGTGGCCTGCTCGACCGCGTGGACGCACTGTGCTTTGCTGCACCGGTGTTTTTCCATTCAGTACGCTGGTATTTCGGTTTATAA
- the ruvC gene encoding crossover junction endodeoxyribonuclease RuvC — protein MRILGIDPGLQTTGFGVVDVDGHKLSYVASGTIRTTQLALGDLPARLKVLFDGIGEVAARYEPDVATVEIVFVNVNPQSTLLLGQARGACITALVARDLPVAEYTALQMKKAVVGHGRAAKSQVQEMVRRLLQLPGLPGTDAADALGMAITHAHAGAAMARLGEVATLQRRQHAMYKGGRSY, from the coding sequence ATGAGAATCCTTGGCATCGACCCCGGCCTGCAGACCACCGGTTTTGGCGTGGTGGACGTGGACGGCCACAAGCTCAGCTATGTCGCCAGCGGCACCATCCGCACCACCCAACTCGCGCTGGGCGACCTGCCCGCTCGTCTGAAAGTGCTGTTCGACGGCATTGGCGAAGTAGCAGCCCGCTACGAGCCCGACGTGGCCACGGTGGAGATCGTGTTCGTCAACGTCAACCCCCAATCCACCCTGTTGCTGGGCCAGGCGCGCGGCGCCTGCATTACAGCCCTGGTGGCACGCGACCTGCCCGTGGCCGAATACACCGCACTGCAGATGAAGAAAGCCGTGGTCGGCCACGGCCGCGCCGCCAAAAGCCAGGTGCAGGAAATGGTGCGCCGCCTGCTCCAACTGCCCGGCCTGCCCGGAACCGACGCCGCCGACGCACTAGGCATGGCCATCACGCACGCGCACGCAGGCGCGGCCATGGCGCGCCTGGGCGAAGTGGCCACCTTGCAGCGGCGCCAGCATGCGATGTACAAGGGCGGGCGGAGTTACTGA
- a CDS encoding type II secretion system protein N: MVTNSHSLWGVRLTTLAIWALAAASAAYWGLRLSAGAPGLAAPAVPLAAAAPDVQAMARLLGAVAAPAPVAAASSRFTLVGVLAGRNSGGGAALIAVDGKPAKPYRVGAAIDTGLVLQSLGPRQAHLGASAAGPASLTLEMPLRK; this comes from the coding sequence ATGGTGACCAATTCACACAGTCTCTGGGGCGTGCGCCTGACCACCCTGGCCATATGGGCCCTGGCGGCCGCCAGCGCGGCCTATTGGGGCCTGCGCCTGTCGGCCGGTGCCCCTGGTTTGGCTGCGCCTGCCGTGCCATTGGCCGCAGCAGCGCCCGACGTGCAGGCCATGGCCCGATTGCTGGGAGCCGTGGCGGCCCCCGCGCCTGTGGCCGCCGCATCCAGCCGCTTTACGCTGGTGGGCGTGCTGGCAGGGCGCAACAGTGGCGGCGGCGCTGCGCTGATCGCCGTGGACGGCAAACCGGCAAAGCCCTACCGCGTGGGCGCCGCGATCGATACGGGCCTGGTTCTGCAGTCGCTGGGGCCACGCCAGGCACATTTGGGCGCCTCGGCCGCAGGTCCGGCCTCGCTCACGCTGGAAATGCCGCTGCGCAAATAG
- the gspG gene encoding type II secretion system major pseudopilin GspG, whose product MIHPVFSACHARQRLARGFTLIELMVVLVIIGVLAALIVPNVLDRADDARTTAARTDVTNLMQALKLYRLDNQRYPTSEQGLQALIAKPTTGPQPLNWKPYLEKLPNDPWGRPYQYLSPGVKGEIDVMSFGADGQSGGEGKDADIGSWQ is encoded by the coding sequence ATGATCCACCCCGTTTTTTCCGCCTGCCACGCACGCCAACGCCTGGCCCGGGGCTTCACCCTGATTGAGCTGATGGTGGTGCTGGTCATCATCGGCGTGCTGGCCGCGCTGATCGTGCCCAACGTGCTCGATCGCGCCGACGACGCCCGCACCACGGCCGCGCGCACCGATGTGACCAACCTCATGCAGGCGCTCAAGCTCTACCGCCTGGACAACCAGCGCTACCCCACCTCTGAGCAGGGCCTGCAGGCGTTGATTGCCAAGCCCACGACCGGCCCACAGCCGCTGAACTGGAAGCCCTACCTCGAGAAGCTGCCCAACGACCCCTGGGGCCGCCCCTACCAGTACCTGAGCCCCGGCGTGAAAGGCGAGATTGATGTGATGTCGTTCGGGGCCGACGGCCAGTCGGGTGGCGAAGGCAAGGATGCCGACATTGGCAGCTGGCAGTAA
- a CDS encoding prepilin-type N-terminal cleavage/methylation domain-containing protein produces the protein MGTLGGSRAAAQRGFTLLELLVVVSIMALGTAGVGLAMRDSGQTQLEREAERLAVLLEAGRAQSRASGMPVYWRTAPGGFRFEGLPPEKLPSQWLDPATLVRGPSHLALGPEPLIGRQQVVLSRQDHPEHTLRVGTDGLRPFAVEPPQ, from the coding sequence ATTGGCACTCTTGGGGGAAGCCGCGCAGCAGCCCAGAGGGGGTTCACTCTTCTTGAACTGCTGGTGGTTGTCAGCATCATGGCGCTGGGCACGGCCGGTGTCGGGCTGGCGATGCGCGACAGCGGGCAAACGCAACTCGAACGCGAGGCCGAACGGCTGGCCGTGCTGCTGGAGGCCGGGCGCGCCCAGTCCCGCGCCAGCGGCATGCCGGTGTACTGGCGCACGGCCCCGGGCGGCTTCCGTTTTGAAGGACTTCCGCCCGAAAAACTGCCCAGCCAGTGGCTTGACCCTGCCACGCTGGTGCGAGGCCCGTCCCATCTGGCCCTGGGGCCTGAGCCGCTGATCGGGCGCCAGCAGGTGGTGCTGTCTCGGCAGGACCACCCCGAACACACCTTGCGCGTGGGCACCGATGGCCTGCGCCCCTTTGCCGTGGAGCCGCCGCAATGA